The Blautia obeum ATCC 29174 region TAAAACAGGCGTGATGGAAGACCCGACTTTGACAGAACGTCTTTACAAGGCTGGTGCAAAATTCTCAAAAGAGATCGATCAGCAACTGTCACCGGTTGCAGGCTTTCTGCTGACAGGAGTACTTCCTCTGATCATCTTTATTGCCCTGGGACAGTACCTGAGCCGCAAAATGATGAATCAGATGGGCGGTAAGAATTCCATGGCATTTGGAATGGGAAAAAGCAATGCCAAAGTTTATGTACCGTCAACCGAAGGTATCCGCTTCAGTGATGTAGCCGGTGAAGAAGAAGCAAAAGAAAATCTGCAGGAAATCGTTGATTATCTGCATAATCCGGAGAAATACACCAAGGTGGGAGCTTCCATGCCGAAAGGTGTTCTGCTTGTCGGCCCTCCAGGTACCGGTAAAACCATGCTGGCAAAAGCAGTAGCCGGAGAATCCAATGTACCGTTCTTCTCGATGTCCGGTTCTGAATTTGTGGAAATGTTTGTTGGTATGGGTGCTTCCAAGGTTCGTGATCTCTTTAAACAGGCAAAGGAAAAAGCACCTTGTATCGTATTCATTGATGAGATCGATGCTATCGGTAAGAAACGAGACGGACAGATGGCAGGTGGAAACGATGAACGTGAGCAGACTCTGAACCAGCTGCTTACTGAGATGGATGGTTTTGAGGGAAATAACGGTGTTATTATTCTGGCAGCAACCAACCGTCCGGAATCTCTTGACCCGGCACTGACCCGTCCGGGCCGTTTTGACCGCCGTGTACCTGTAGAACTTCCGGATCTTGAAGGTCGTGAAGCAATCCTTAAAGTACATGCAAAAAAAGTTCAGCTTTCTGACGATGTGGATTTCCATACGATCGCAAGAATGGCCTCAGGAGCTTCCGGTGCAGAGCTTGCCAATATTGTAAATGAGGCAGCTCTTCGTGCTGTTCGTGATAATCGTGAAGTAGTCACAGAAGCAGATCTGGAAGAAAGTATTGAAGTTGTTATTGCAGGATATCAGAAGAAAAATGCGGTACTTTCAGATCAGGAGAAAAAGGTAGTCGCATATCATGAGATTGGACACGCTCTTGTAGCAGCAATGCAGACACATTCTGCACCGGTTCAGAAGATTACGATCATTCCAAGAACTTCTGGTGCGCTTGGTTATACCATGCAGGTAGAGCAGGGAGACAAATATCTTCTGACAAAGCAGGAACTGGAAAATAAGATTGCAACATTTACCGGTGGCCGTGCTGCAGAGGAAGTGGTATTTGGTGAGATAACAACCGGCGCATCCAATGATATTGAACAGGCAACCAAGATTGCCCGGGCCATGATCACCCGCTATGGTATGAGTGATGACTTTGATATGGTGGCTATGGAAACCGTGACAAATCAGTATCTTGGCGGTGACGCATCCCTGGCATGCTCTGCGGATACGCAGAATGAGATTGATCGTAAGGTTGTGGAACTGGTTAAGAGAGAGCATGAGAAAGCGAAAAAAATTCTTCTTGATAACCGTCAGAAACTGGATGAGTTATCCAATTATCTCTATGAAAAAGAGACGATCACAGGAGATGAATTTATGGCAATCCTGAATGGCGAGGCAAAAAAAGAGACAAATACAGAAACGAAAATAGAATCAGGAGCTGAGAAGAAGGAGGCGGATGCAGATGAACAGACGATCTGATATTGGATGGTTTGAATTAATCGTGGGTATCATTCTGATCATATTTGGTGTTGTAATCATGCGTCAGCCGGTAGGGGTACTTACCTGGATCGTGATTCTGTGTGGTGTGCTTGCAATCTTAAGCGGAATTGGGGATATTGTTCTGTATGTCAAAA contains the following coding sequences:
- the ftsH gene encoding ATP-dependent zinc metalloprotease FtsH; this translates as MKEVKSPKKPLLYYYGIVLLIIIVFNVLVTPMLTKTMVKEVDYGTFMSKIEDKKIDDVQIEDNQILFTDKDDKNTIYKTGVMEDPTLTERLYKAGAKFSKEIDQQLSPVAGFLLTGVLPLIIFIALGQYLSRKMMNQMGGKNSMAFGMGKSNAKVYVPSTEGIRFSDVAGEEEAKENLQEIVDYLHNPEKYTKVGASMPKGVLLVGPPGTGKTMLAKAVAGESNVPFFSMSGSEFVEMFVGMGASKVRDLFKQAKEKAPCIVFIDEIDAIGKKRDGQMAGGNDEREQTLNQLLTEMDGFEGNNGVIILAATNRPESLDPALTRPGRFDRRVPVELPDLEGREAILKVHAKKVQLSDDVDFHTIARMASGASGAELANIVNEAALRAVRDNREVVTEADLEESIEVVIAGYQKKNAVLSDQEKKVVAYHEIGHALVAAMQTHSAPVQKITIIPRTSGALGYTMQVEQGDKYLLTKQELENKIATFTGGRAAEEVVFGEITTGASNDIEQATKIARAMITRYGMSDDFDMVAMETVTNQYLGGDASLACSADTQNEIDRKVVELVKREHEKAKKILLDNRQKLDELSNYLYEKETITGDEFMAILNGEAKKETNTETKIESGAEKKEADADEQTI